In Pseudobacter ginsenosidimutans, the following are encoded in one genomic region:
- a CDS encoding iron-containing alcohol dehydrogenase family protein, with translation MKFRNFRMVSYVVYGRGSFDQLDEILAPQRKGDAPMIFLVDHYFQNGGGVRNGKSLTERIPLRGKDKIIFADVTYEPKTTQVDKLAKELKDEFGTVSGIIGIGGGSVMDLAKAVSLMMNNPGSSADYQGWDLVKLPGVYKAGIPTLSGTGAEVSRTTVLTGPTRKLGMNSDFTPFDQIVLDPELCANAPANQRFYTGMDCYIHCIESLQGTYLNEFSKSYGEKALELCRDVFVRKNTWDDECDDKLMMASYAGGMSIAYSQVGVAHAVSYGLSYLLGTKHGIGNCIVMNHLEDYYPEAVVEFKQMVDKNKIDIPVGICEGLSDEQFDTMINVSLGMKPLWENALGKDWESIMTREKLRALYEKL, from the coding sequence ATGAAGTTCAGAAATTTCAGAATGGTGAGCTATGTGGTTTATGGCCGTGGCAGCTTTGATCAACTGGATGAGATCCTCGCACCACAAAGAAAAGGCGATGCTCCCATGATCTTTTTAGTGGATCATTATTTCCAGAACGGTGGTGGCGTTCGCAATGGTAAATCCCTCACAGAACGTATCCCCCTCCGCGGAAAAGACAAGATCATTTTTGCCGATGTAACCTATGAGCCCAAAACAACACAGGTAGACAAACTTGCCAAAGAACTGAAAGACGAGTTTGGTACCGTCAGCGGTATCATCGGTATCGGCGGCGGCTCCGTAATGGACCTCGCCAAAGCCGTATCCCTCATGATGAACAATCCCGGATCTTCCGCCGATTACCAGGGATGGGACCTCGTTAAGCTCCCCGGTGTGTACAAAGCAGGTATCCCCACCCTCAGCGGTACCGGCGCCGAAGTATCCAGAACAACCGTTCTCACCGGACCTACCCGCAAACTGGGCATGAACTCAGACTTCACTCCATTCGACCAGATCGTACTGGACCCCGAGCTCTGCGCCAATGCGCCGGCCAACCAACGATTCTACACCGGAATGGATTGCTATATCCACTGCATCGAAAGCCTGCAGGGAACTTATCTCAATGAATTCAGCAAGTCCTACGGCGAAAAAGCACTCGAGCTCTGCCGCGACGTGTTCGTTCGCAAGAATACCTGGGATGATGAATGCGACGATAAACTGATGATGGCATCCTACGCCGGTGGCATGAGCATTGCTTATTCACAGGTTGGGGTAGCCCACGCCGTTAGTTATGGTCTCAGCTACCTGCTCGGCACCAAACACGGTATCGGCAACTGCATTGTGATGAACCACCTGGAAGATTACTATCCCGAAGCAGTAGTCGAATTCAAACAAATGGTAGACAAGAATAAGATCGATATTCCCGTTGGCATCTGTGAAGGATTGTCTGACGAACAATTCGACACCATGATCAATGTTTCTCTCGGTATGAAACCTCTCTGGGAAAACGCATTGGGTAAAGACTGGGAATCCATCATGACCCGCGAAAAACTCAGAGCGCTTTACGAAAAACTCTAA
- a CDS encoding ROK family protein: MNDPLWGIDLGGTKIEGVILPSIEEATPLLRLRIDTERKKGYEHILQQIKTLVQQMQEQSGLQPTRIGFGTPGVLDPGLQTMKNCNSTALNGQPLKKDLEELLNVPVVLANDANCFALAETHWGVVKEKVPGAAVVFGIILGTGVGGGIVVNGKLWNGRHGIAGEWGHNFLDESGGPCYCGKTGCVETILSGPALERFYESISGTRANLKEITQYYLSQQNDAAKQTIERLAWFFGKAVSVVTNLLDPDIIVVGGGVGNIDVLYTSGIQSLQHHIFNNRLDVPVLKPAMGDSAGVFGAAALVS, encoded by the coding sequence ATGAACGATCCGCTTTGGGGCATTGACCTCGGAGGAACGAAGATAGAAGGAGTGATCCTGCCGTCCATTGAAGAAGCAACGCCGCTGTTGCGGCTGCGCATCGATACTGAAAGAAAGAAAGGTTATGAACATATCCTGCAACAGATCAAAACATTGGTTCAGCAAATGCAGGAGCAGAGCGGATTACAGCCAACACGAATTGGATTTGGAACGCCTGGTGTGCTTGATCCCGGATTGCAAACGATGAAGAATTGTAACAGTACTGCACTCAATGGACAACCGCTAAAAAAAGATCTTGAAGAACTATTGAACGTTCCGGTTGTTCTTGCTAATGATGCCAATTGTTTTGCACTGGCAGAAACCCATTGGGGTGTAGTGAAAGAGAAAGTTCCCGGCGCCGCCGTTGTTTTTGGGATCATCCTGGGAACAGGAGTTGGAGGCGGAATTGTGGTGAATGGCAAATTGTGGAATGGCCGTCACGGTATTGCCGGAGAATGGGGTCACAATTTCCTCGATGAAAGCGGAGGCCCCTGTTATTGTGGAAAGACCGGTTGTGTGGAAACTATTCTCTCCGGCCCGGCACTGGAAAGATTTTATGAATCGATATCCGGTACAAGGGCCAACCTGAAAGAAATTACTCAGTATTACCTCTCGCAGCAAAATGATGCTGCCAAGCAAACCATAGAAAGATTAGCCTGGTTCTTCGGAAAAGCCGTTTCGGTTGTAACAAACCTGTTAGACCCTGATATTATTGTAGTGGGTGGGGGAGTTGGTAATATCGATGTCTTATATACATCCGGTATTCAATCACTTCAACATCATATCTTCAATAACAGGCTCGATGTACCGGTTCTCAAACCAGCGATGGGCGATAGTGCAGGGGTTTTCGGAGCTGCTGCGCTGGTGAGTTGA
- a CDS encoding rhomboid family intramembrane serine protease, with the protein MASWKTFVEQPGLNTDEYLLVAAKTVTDLGWEIHFISDHGLIAGIPLSVRANSWGETFTLWLNNGGAYLESRSNGTVIATKRNQQHIEKFLSHFEESQVRITKEEREQLQARVAEVKATGDDDVLNPQSPNYRDPSVKEKWYLPKGGFVVTAALIGICVLMFVLMVMSGGHLFEPSIEVLIKWGANARFLTIVNGEWWRIFTCMFEHIGVIHLLVNMVSLYMIGTLLEPLIGKWRFLTAFIITGAGGSIASIIWNPNVVSAGASGAIFGLFGLMLALLSTNLVEKNFRNAILPNIGTIVVINLIAGFRPGVDYAAHIGGLVTGIVLGYLYFLLIRKSKRPVLYSMISSVLLGIAIIAAGFNSLENAETKYNRIVQQAFKYEEEGMKIMPNLETADKAWLIQCLSEETLPAWESFQKELSKLDQVQLSPILMKKKVLLKEYAELRLKYFGLMRKSLQENTDRYDTELEDYGNQIGAIVDELNKMK; encoded by the coding sequence ATGGCATCGTGGAAAACATTTGTAGAACAGCCCGGCTTAAATACTGACGAATATTTGTTAGTTGCCGCGAAAACAGTAACAGATCTCGGATGGGAAATCCATTTTATTTCCGACCACGGATTGATTGCCGGTATTCCCCTTTCAGTGAGGGCAAATTCCTGGGGTGAAACTTTTACACTCTGGCTTAATAACGGTGGCGCATACCTGGAGAGCCGCAGTAACGGAACGGTGATTGCTACCAAAAGGAACCAGCAGCATATTGAGAAGTTCCTCAGTCATTTTGAAGAATCGCAGGTACGAATAACTAAGGAAGAGCGGGAGCAATTACAGGCACGGGTAGCCGAAGTCAAAGCTACCGGCGATGATGATGTGCTGAACCCGCAATCTCCAAATTACCGCGATCCTTCCGTGAAAGAAAAATGGTATTTGCCCAAAGGTGGCTTTGTAGTTACTGCTGCGCTGATTGGGATCTGTGTATTGATGTTCGTTCTGATGGTGATGTCCGGAGGCCATTTGTTTGAGCCTTCCATTGAAGTGTTGATCAAATGGGGCGCCAACGCGAGGTTCCTGACTATCGTGAATGGAGAATGGTGGCGCATCTTCACCTGCATGTTTGAGCATATAGGTGTTATTCACCTGCTGGTGAATATGGTGAGTTTGTATATGATTGGAACATTGCTGGAGCCATTGATCGGAAAGTGGAGATTCCTTACGGCCTTTATCATTACCGGAGCAGGCGGAAGTATTGCGAGTATTATCTGGAACCCGAATGTAGTATCGGCGGGCGCCTCCGGCGCCATCTTTGGATTGTTCGGACTGATGCTGGCCCTGCTGAGTACCAACCTTGTTGAAAAGAACTTTCGCAATGCTATACTGCCGAATATAGGAACGATAGTAGTGATCAACCTCATTGCGGGGTTCAGGCCCGGCGTTGATTATGCAGCGCATATTGGTGGATTGGTCACAGGAATAGTGCTCGGGTATTTATATTTTCTGCTGATCAGAAAATCGAAGCGCCCTGTCCTCTATTCTATGATAAGTTCTGTGCTGTTGGGGATAGCTATTATTGCAGCGGGTTTCAACAGCCTGGAAAATGCGGAAACGAAATACAACAGGATTGTGCAGCAGGCTTTCAAATATGAAGAGGAAGGAATGAAGATCATGCCTAATCTGGAGACTGCCGATAAAGCCTGGTTGATCCAGTGCCTGTCTGAAGAAACGCTTCCTGCCTGGGAGTCTTTTCAAAAAGAGTTATCAAAGCTGGATCAGGTGCAACTGTCCCCGATTCTCATGAAGAAAAAAGTACTGTTGAAGGAATATGCTGAATTACGGTTGAAATATTTCGGGTTGATGCGGAAATCGCTCCAGGAAAATACCGATAGGTATGACACAGAGCTTGAAGACTATGGTAACCAGATAGGCGCAATTGTAGATGAACTTAATAAAATGAAATAA
- the kdsB gene encoding 3-deoxy-manno-octulosonate cytidylyltransferase, which yields MARMIAMIPARYAATRFPAKLMQTLGNKTVIRHTYDNTVATGLFDEVVVVTDSDIIYNEIVSNGGKAKMSIREHQSGSDRIAEAVTDMDVDIVLNVQGDTPFVQKKPLEKLLQCFNDPTVQVASMMQVLTKKEEIEDPNFVKVAVDRNMNSLMFSRSVLPYPRDTEAPVTYYEHIGVYAFRKQALLDFTNWPMTPLEAAEKIECLRYLEYGIPLRMIVVDYMGIEIDTPADLEKASKLF from the coding sequence ATGGCAAGAATGATCGCAATGATACCGGCCCGCTACGCCGCTACCCGATTTCCCGCAAAGCTGATGCAGACGCTGGGCAACAAAACCGTTATCCGGCACACATACGATAATACCGTTGCTACCGGCCTCTTCGATGAAGTGGTAGTGGTTACTGACAGCGATATTATCTATAATGAGATCGTCTCCAACGGAGGCAAGGCCAAAATGAGCATCCGCGAGCACCAGAGCGGCAGCGATCGCATAGCCGAAGCCGTTACCGATATGGATGTGGATATTGTTTTGAACGTTCAGGGCGATACCCCCTTCGTTCAAAAGAAGCCACTGGAAAAGTTGCTGCAATGTTTCAATGATCCTACGGTTCAGGTAGCATCCATGATGCAGGTGCTTACCAAAAAAGAAGAGATCGAAGACCCGAACTTCGTGAAAGTGGCCGTGGATCGCAATATGAATTCGCTGATGTTCAGCCGCAGCGTACTGCCATATCCCCGCGATACTGAGGCGCCTGTTACTTATTATGAGCATATTGGCGTGTATGCCTTCCGCAAGCAGGCTCTGCTGGATTTCACCAACTGGCCCATGACCCCGCTGGAAGCTGCCGAGAAGATCGAATGCCTTCGCTACTTAGAGTATGGCATACCGTTACGAATGATCGTAGTGGATTATATGGGGATCGAGATCGATACACCCGCTGATCTGGAAAAAGCAAGTAAGTTATTCTGA
- a CDS encoding sterol desaturase family protein, producing MESFVQFWENIAPWQRMAILMGGMILFWLIEGAYPLFKFSFKRYKHAGVNLVFLATTVVLNILLGAITIMVCAWVTKNNFGLLNWLNWPVWATIILAIFLMDFFSQYLPHYAMHKVKWMWKFHMIHHSDTKVDVTTGTRHHPGEWMFREGTTIIGALLLGLPIWLYFLYRSVSAIFTHFNHANIRVPKWLDKPISWIFVSPNMHKVHHHYKRPYTDTNYANIFSLWDRLFGTFAYVDPRELKYGLDVLEDATDENLKYQLGLPFNKNVKTDY from the coding sequence ATGGAATCCTTTGTGCAATTCTGGGAAAACATCGCGCCATGGCAACGCATGGCCATCCTCATGGGCGGAATGATCTTGTTCTGGTTGATCGAGGGCGCTTACCCGCTGTTCAAATTCTCTTTCAAAAGATACAAACACGCCGGAGTGAACCTCGTGTTCCTCGCCACTACCGTTGTTCTTAATATCCTGCTCGGCGCCATTACTATTATGGTTTGCGCCTGGGTCACCAAAAATAATTTCGGATTGCTCAACTGGTTGAACTGGCCCGTTTGGGCTACTATCATTCTCGCGATCTTCCTGATGGATTTCTTTTCGCAATACCTCCCTCACTATGCGATGCATAAAGTGAAATGGATGTGGAAATTCCATATGATCCACCACAGCGATACAAAAGTGGACGTCACCACCGGCACCCGCCACCACCCAGGCGAATGGATGTTCCGCGAAGGCACGACTATTATCGGCGCCCTCTTACTGGGCCTGCCGATCTGGTTGTATTTCCTGTATCGCAGCGTGTCCGCCATCTTCACTCATTTCAATCATGCGAATATCCGGGTACCAAAGTGGCTTGACAAACCCATCAGCTGGATCTTCGTTTCGCCCAATATGCACAAAGTGCATCACCACTACAAAAGACCTTACACAGATACCAATTACGCCAATATCTTTTCCCTTTGGGACCGTCTCTTCGGCACTTTCGCATATGTAGATCCACGTGAACTGAAGTATGGACTGGATGTACTCGAAGACGCCACCGACGAAAATCTCAAATATCAATTGGGACTGCCTTTCAATAAAAATGTAAAAACAGATTACTGA
- the dnaN gene encoding DNA polymerase III subunit beta codes for MKFIVSSSALLKQLQQISGVINANTVLPILEDFLFEVDKNKLTVVATDLETVMKIQMDVEAKDAGRVCIPAKILMDSLKNIPDQPLTFNIDKNFSVELTSDNGKYKVMGENPDNFPKEPVADDTTSFTMTSSALVTAINKTLFAVSNDDLRPAMTGVYFEMDKKGLQFVATDAHRLVRYKRTDVACPKADSLIVPKKPLNLLKSAMPDNDDELVINYNSNHLFVKHGTTQMSCRLIDARFPDYRVVIPADNPYKLTINKSDFQGALRRVSIFSNKSTNQVVLNISGSELQLAAQDVDFSFEGTERMKCQYNGEDLQIAFNGKFLIEMLNAAESDDVVIELSTPTKAGIIKPTEQEENEEMLMLVMPLMLNS; via the coding sequence ATGAAGTTTATAGTTTCTTCTTCGGCTTTGTTGAAACAGTTGCAACAGATCAGTGGTGTGATCAACGCCAATACGGTTTTGCCCATCCTGGAAGATTTCCTTTTTGAGGTGGATAAGAACAAACTGACTGTAGTGGCTACCGACCTGGAAACCGTGATGAAGATCCAGATGGATGTGGAAGCCAAAGACGCCGGTCGTGTTTGTATCCCTGCCAAGATCCTGATGGACTCCCTGAAAAACATCCCCGACCAACCGCTCACTTTCAATATCGATAAGAATTTCAGCGTTGAGCTCACCAGCGACAACGGTAAGTACAAGGTTATGGGCGAAAACCCCGATAACTTCCCGAAAGAACCGGTAGCTGATGATACCACTTCTTTCACCATGACTTCCTCCGCCCTGGTGACCGCCATCAATAAAACACTGTTCGCCGTGAGTAACGACGATCTGCGTCCTGCCATGACCGGTGTATATTTTGAAATGGACAAGAAAGGCCTGCAGTTTGTAGCAACAGATGCTCATCGCCTGGTCCGTTACAAAAGAACAGATGTAGCCTGCCCCAAAGCAGACTCCCTTATCGTTCCCAAAAAACCGCTCAACCTACTGAAGTCTGCTATGCCGGACAACGATGATGAGCTGGTGATCAACTATAACAGCAATCACCTTTTCGTAAAGCACGGAACAACACAAATGAGCTGTCGCCTTATCGACGCCCGTTTCCCTGACTACCGCGTGGTGATCCCTGCAGACAACCCGTACAAACTCACTATCAATAAATCCGACTTCCAGGGTGCTCTCCGCCGCGTAAGCATCTTCAGTAACAAGAGCACTAACCAGGTAGTTCTGAATATCAGCGGAAGCGAATTGCAACTGGCTGCACAGGACGTTGATTTCAGCTTCGAAGGAACCGAGCGTATGAAGTGTCAGTACAATGGTGAAGACCTTCAGATCGCTTTCAACGGTAAGTTCCTCATTGAAATGCTGAACGCCGCTGAAAGTGATGATGTGGTGATCGAACTGAGCACACCTACCAAAGCCGGTATCATCAAGCCAACCGAGCAGGAAGAGAATGAAGAGATGCTGATGCTGGTTATGCCATTGATGCTGAATAGCTAA
- a CDS encoding type III secretion system chaperone family protein: MVFDKLFGWGKKKKEDPAITFGRYSDNNKSVTKVGRWTEADNLFKNQDYHQCIEAFFDYLRDDNEQNVVLERNGQEGRFQVFQGSKVVRGEFNNDRLQAEITLAKMPQSSVPVMRRLLEMNFNLYYSRYALDQDRICMRFDSDIKTANPNKLYYGLKELATKADKQDDLLVQEFTALQTMDTDHVLEIPLTEKEVKYSYFQKWISETLEYIKTLDADKYSGGIAYLLLTLAFRLDYLISPEGQLQNELEKLVDIYYRKDERQTIERNQLMREAYEKLLTKPKEEVFPYLFRSRHTFAIVSPQKYEVVQDAINAAAQNMPFYNENGHAFVANKVMEYPLAFCQYSYSLPKPWTDLFRIFMQVNYADYFAALGFNTKYYDVNDKSFESDAIQEAIEKIMEEWKPKYPHLAFKLHSLKYDNLVNFNQSFSTEVAALNFEA, translated from the coding sequence ATGGTATTTGATAAATTATTTGGATGGGGTAAAAAGAAGAAGGAAGACCCGGCGATCACTTTTGGCCGTTATTCAGACAATAACAAGTCTGTGACCAAGGTGGGCCGCTGGACGGAAGCGGACAATCTTTTCAAGAACCAGGATTATCACCAGTGTATCGAAGCCTTTTTCGACTATCTGCGGGACGATAATGAGCAGAACGTAGTGCTGGAACGTAATGGCCAGGAAGGCAGGTTCCAGGTGTTCCAGGGCTCCAAAGTGGTGCGCGGGGAATTCAATAACGACCGCCTCCAGGCCGAGATCACACTCGCCAAAATGCCGCAGTCGAGCGTTCCCGTGATGCGCCGCCTGCTGGAAATGAATTTCAATCTTTATTATAGCCGCTATGCGCTGGACCAGGACAGGATCTGCATGCGATTCGACAGTGATATCAAAACCGCCAACCCCAACAAACTTTATTACGGGTTGAAAGAACTGGCCACCAAAGCGGATAAACAGGACGATCTCCTGGTGCAGGAATTCACTGCCCTGCAAACAATGGACACAGATCATGTTCTAGAGATCCCGCTCACTGAAAAAGAAGTGAAATACTCTTACTTCCAGAAATGGATCAGCGAAACACTGGAATATATCAAAACCCTGGACGCCGATAAATATTCCGGAGGCATCGCCTATCTCCTGCTCACACTGGCCTTTCGGTTAGATTACCTGATCTCGCCAGAAGGACAATTGCAGAATGAACTGGAAAAACTGGTGGACATCTATTACAGGAAAGACGAAAGGCAAACCATTGAGCGAAACCAACTCATGCGCGAAGCCTACGAAAAACTGCTGACCAAGCCTAAAGAAGAAGTATTCCCCTACCTTTTCCGCAGCCGCCACACTTTTGCCATCGTGAGCCCGCAAAAATATGAAGTGGTTCAGGACGCCATCAATGCAGCAGCACAGAACATGCCCTTCTATAACGAGAACGGACATGCGTTCGTGGCCAATAAAGTGATGGAGTACCCCCTCGCCTTCTGCCAGTATTCCTACAGTCTGCCCAAGCCCTGGACAGACCTGTTCAGGATCTTCATGCAGGTGAATTACGCGGATTACTTTGCTGCGCTTGGCTTCAACACGAAGTATTATGATGTGAACGATAAATCCTTCGAGTCAGATGCCATCCAGGAAGCCATCGAAAAGATAATGGAGGAATGGAAACCGAAATATCCGCACCTGGCTTTCAAACTTCATAGCCTGAAGTATGATAACCTGGTGAACTTTAATCAGAGTTTCAGTACAGAAGTAGCAGCATTGAATTTTGAAGCTTAG